A genomic segment from Nicotiana tabacum cultivar K326 chromosome 7, ASM71507v2, whole genome shotgun sequence encodes:
- the LOC107759974 gene encoding deoxyuridine 5'-triphosphate nucleotidohydrolase, with amino-acid sequence MAANGINSFFLVKKLSDNAVLPSRGSSLSAGYDLSSATETKVPKRGKALVPTDLSIAVPEGTYARIAPRSGLAWKHSIDVGAGVIDADYRGPVGVILFNHCDVDFEVKIGDRIAQLIIEKIIVPDVEEVDDLDSTVRGSGGFGSTGV; translated from the exons ATGGCTGCAAATGGCATCAATTCCTTCTTTCTCGTCAAAAAGCTCTCAGATAATGCCGTTTTACCCTCCAGAGGCTCCTCTCTTTCTGCTGGCTACGATCTCTCCAg TGCAACGGAGACAAAAGTGCCTAAAAGGGGAAAGGCTCTAGTACCCACAGATCTTAGTATTGCCGTTCCTGAAGGAACCTATGCCCGTATAG CTCCAAGATCAGGATTGGCCTGGAAGCATTCAATAGATGTTGGGGCAGGTGTGATTGATGCAGACTATAGGGGACCAGTTGGTGTTATTCTTTTCAACCATTGTGATgttgattttgaagtgaaaattggtGACAGAATTGCTCAATTGATCATAGAGAAAATCATAGTGCCAGATGTTGAGGAGGTTGATGATCTAGACTCGACAGTTAGAGGCTCTGGAGGCTTTGGATCAACCGGCGTTTGA